From Alienimonas californiensis, a single genomic window includes:
- the mraY gene encoding phospho-N-acetylmuramoyl-pentapeptide-transferase: protein MIVFLLQAFGPLLDSADALVSGDSRVFLAGRTVAAGVTAFCLALLLGPKAIAWLRARFREEVKSASGTLDALHANKTGTPTMGGLFTVAATLLGGAVWGDLSNRFVQAGLLVVGSFAALGAADDWVKLRTARRGLRAKEKFAVQFGLAALAAVVLQIALQEAGATTAIVLPLGGLSIPTGLLFVPWIALVTTAGSNAVNLTDGLDGLAAGCAVVSGAAVTGLCYLAGHAVWAEHLAVPHVRGGGELAVLLSAATGGMLGFLWFNTHPAEVFMGDTGALSFGGLLAFGAAAVRQELLLILVAGAFVAEAVSVIGQVGCYRLWGFKPIACSPLHNHFVFRGHAEGRIVVRFWIGSAVCAAAAFASLNLR from the coding sequence ATGATCGTCTTTCTGCTCCAGGCGTTCGGCCCGCTGCTGGACTCCGCCGACGCGCTGGTCTCCGGGGACAGTCGGGTCTTCCTCGCCGGCCGCACCGTCGCCGCCGGGGTGACGGCGTTCTGCCTGGCCCTGCTGCTCGGCCCCAAGGCGATCGCCTGGCTGCGGGCCCGGTTCCGGGAAGAGGTAAAGAGCGCCAGCGGCACGCTGGATGCCCTCCACGCCAATAAAACAGGCACCCCGACGATGGGCGGCCTGTTCACCGTCGCCGCGACCCTGCTGGGCGGGGCGGTCTGGGGCGACCTCTCGAACCGCTTCGTGCAGGCGGGGCTGTTGGTGGTCGGCTCCTTCGCGGCGCTGGGCGCCGCAGACGACTGGGTGAAGCTCCGCACCGCTCGCCGCGGGCTGAGGGCGAAGGAAAAATTCGCGGTGCAGTTCGGCCTCGCGGCCCTCGCGGCGGTGGTGCTTCAGATTGCCCTCCAGGAGGCCGGGGCGACGACGGCGATCGTGCTGCCGCTGGGCGGACTCTCCATTCCTACCGGGCTGCTGTTCGTGCCCTGGATCGCTTTGGTGACGACGGCCGGGTCGAACGCGGTGAACCTGACCGACGGTCTCGACGGGCTCGCAGCCGGCTGTGCGGTGGTCTCCGGTGCCGCGGTGACGGGGCTGTGCTACCTCGCCGGGCACGCCGTTTGGGCGGAGCATCTGGCCGTGCCGCACGTCCGCGGCGGGGGCGAACTGGCCGTGCTGCTGAGCGCCGCGACCGGCGGGATGCTTGGCTTTCTCTGGTTCAATACGCACCCGGCGGAGGTGTTCATGGGGGACACCGGCGCCCTGTCGTTCGGCGGGCTGCTGGCCTTCGGGGCCGCGGCGGTGCGGCAGGAACTGTTGCTGATCCTCGTCGCCGGGGCCTTCGTGGCGGAGGCGGTCTCCGTGATCGGGCAGGTCGGCTGCTACCGGCTGTGGGGCTTCAAACCGATCGCGTGCAGTCCGCTGCACAACCACTTCGTCTTCCGCGGACACGCCGAGGGCCGCATCGTGGTGCGGTTCTGGATCGGCTCGGCAGTCTGCGCCGCGGCGGCGTTCGCCAGTCTGAACCTGCGATGA
- a CDS encoding UDP-N-acetylglucosamine--N-acetylmuramyl-(pentapeptide) pyrophosphoryl-undecaprenol N-acetylglucosamine transferase produces MTHRQLPLVLFCGGGSGGHLTPGLAVADELQRGDAPPEILFLTGDRPVERRMMAAEPFPHRAFPLGSLRRTVTSLPAARGFAGTFRAARDAASGRPAVAVGTGGYASVPGVLGAKSAGAAVVLLEVNAVPGRATRALRSLAEAIVSDVPVRLPASLPAEERRSLLILGGSQGAASLDAAVPAAAAALREELRGWTVRHQCGTDAATIAAAYGAAGVTAEVAPFFPNAASRLAAATLAIVRGGAVTLAEAEALGAPIVVVPHPRAPDDHQTANARRLAERSDRCRVVTDDGRLAESLAKALHPWLTAPPPRRPAPGSTAAADAAALIRAELRRLSG; encoded by the coding sequence ATGACTCACCGCCAACTCCCGCTGGTCCTGTTCTGCGGCGGCGGCAGCGGCGGGCACCTCACCCCCGGCCTCGCCGTCGCGGACGAACTCCAGCGTGGCGACGCCCCGCCGGAGATCCTGTTCCTCACCGGCGACCGCCCGGTGGAACGGCGGATGATGGCCGCCGAGCCCTTCCCGCACCGGGCGTTCCCCCTCGGATCGCTGCGGCGGACAGTCACCTCCTTGCCCGCCGCGCGCGGTTTCGCGGGCACCTTTCGTGCGGCCCGCGACGCCGCAAGCGGCCGGCCCGCGGTCGCCGTCGGCACCGGCGGCTACGCCAGCGTGCCCGGCGTCCTGGGGGCGAAGTCGGCGGGCGCGGCGGTCGTGTTGTTGGAGGTGAACGCCGTCCCCGGCCGGGCGACGCGGGCGCTGCGATCGCTCGCCGAGGCCATCGTTTCAGACGTGCCGGTGCGATTGCCCGCTTCGCTACCGGCGGAGGAGCGGCGTTCGCTGCTGATTCTGGGCGGGAGCCAGGGGGCGGCGTCGCTGGACGCCGCCGTGCCGGCCGCCGCCGCGGCGCTGCGGGAGGAACTGCGGGGCTGGACCGTGCGGCACCAGTGCGGCACGGACGCGGCGACGATCGCCGCGGCGTACGGGGCCGCGGGCGTGACGGCGGAGGTCGCCCCGTTCTTCCCCAACGCCGCCTCCCGGTTGGCCGCGGCGACGCTGGCGATCGTTCGTGGCGGGGCCGTCACGCTGGCGGAGGCGGAGGCGCTGGGCGCGCCGATCGTCGTCGTCCCCCACCCGCGGGCGCCGGACGATCATCAAACGGCGAACGCCCGACGTTTGGCGGAGCGTTCAGACCGCTGTCGCGTCGTCACGGACGACGGGCGCTTGGCGGAGAGCCTCGCCAAGGCGCTGCATCCGTGGCTGACGGCCCCGCCGCCGCGGCGCCCGGCGCCGGGATCGACCGCCGCCGCGGACGCCGCGGCCTTGATTCGTGCGGAACTCCGGCGGCTCTCGGGGTAG
- a CDS encoding UDP-N-acetylmuramoyl-tripeptide--D-alanyl-D-alanine ligase, with protein sequence MFPLTLKQLPDLLGNAEAPQGLCVMGDVLITGAAIDSRAVRPGDLFFALPGERTDGHAHVAAALERGAVAAVVAREVSVGPAFVVPDPAAALARLGAWNRRRFAGPVVAVGGSHGKTTTRELIAATLHALGPGVRSRANFNNALGVPLTLCELGPSHRWAVVELGASRPSDLTELGGWARPTVAVLTGVGTAHVGTFGGPAALRAAKAELFATLQADGSAVVNGDDPGARSLAAEAGRPVLFAGTGPGCDVRLEPLPAPPGFLRFQRGETSFRLPGFAPHLVSLAACAVAAGEALGLTPESIRDGFAGFQPPPGRGTVTTVGGVTLIDDTYNAPPEGFFAAVDLLARWPVEPPGRRWLVCGGMKELGEEADRLHAELGRRIAAAGLDRAVFVGETGACVAIAAGLLPPIGLQFATAGAAAEAVLNEVRAGDVVLAKGCRSDRLERVVAALAERLERGRA encoded by the coding sequence GTGTTCCCGCTGACCCTCAAACAGCTTCCAGACCTACTGGGTAACGCAGAGGCCCCGCAGGGCCTCTGCGTGATGGGTGACGTGCTGATCACCGGAGCCGCGATCGACTCCCGCGCCGTCCGCCCCGGCGATCTGTTCTTCGCCCTGCCGGGGGAACGCACCGACGGGCACGCGCACGTCGCGGCGGCGCTGGAGCGGGGGGCCGTTGCGGCAGTCGTCGCCCGGGAGGTGAGCGTGGGGCCGGCGTTCGTCGTGCCGGACCCCGCCGCGGCGCTGGCCCGGTTGGGGGCGTGGAACCGGCGGCGGTTCGCCGGGCCGGTGGTCGCCGTGGGCGGGTCGCACGGCAAAACGACGACCCGGGAGCTGATCGCCGCGACGCTGCACGCACTGGGGCCGGGCGTCCGCAGCCGGGCGAATTTTAATAACGCCCTCGGCGTGCCGCTGACGTTGTGCGAACTTGGCCCGTCACACCGGTGGGCGGTGGTGGAACTGGGCGCCTCCCGGCCCAGCGATCTGACGGAGTTGGGCGGCTGGGCGCGGCCGACGGTCGCCGTGCTGACGGGCGTCGGTACGGCCCACGTCGGCACGTTCGGCGGTCCGGCGGCGCTGCGGGCGGCGAAGGCGGAACTGTTCGCGACCCTCCAAGCCGACGGCTCCGCCGTCGTCAACGGCGACGACCCCGGCGCCCGCTCCCTCGCCGCCGAGGCCGGCCGGCCCGTCCTGTTCGCCGGGACCGGCCCGGGGTGCGACGTGCGGCTCGAACCGCTCCCGGCCCCGCCCGGATTCCTGCGGTTCCAGCGGGGTGAAACGTCGTTCCGGCTGCCCGGGTTCGCCCCGCACCTCGTCTCATTGGCGGCCTGTGCGGTCGCGGCGGGAGAGGCGCTGGGGCTCACTCCGGAGTCGATCCGGGACGGCTTCGCCGGCTTCCAGCCGCCGCCGGGGCGGGGGACGGTGACGACGGTCGGCGGCGTCACGTTGATCGACGACACCTACAACGCCCCGCCGGAGGGCTTCTTCGCGGCCGTCGATCTGCTAGCCCGCTGGCCGGTCGAACCGCCGGGACGCCGTTGGCTGGTCTGCGGGGGGATGAAGGAACTCGGCGAGGAGGCCGACCGGCTGCACGCGGAACTCGGCCGCCGGATCGCCGCGGCGGGGCTGGATCGGGCGGTGTTCGTCGGCGAGACCGGCGCCTGCGTGGCAATAGCGGCGGGGCTGCTCCCGCCGATCGGTTTGCAGTTCGCGACGGCCGGCGCCGCGGCGGAGGCTGTATTGAACGAGGTGCGGGCGGGGGACGTCGTGCTGGCGAAGGGCTGCCGGTCGGATCGGCTGGAACGGGTCGTCGCCGCGCTCGCGGAGCGGCTGGAACGGGGTAGGGCTTGA
- the uvrB gene encoding excinuclease ABC subunit UvrB — translation MPKFEVVSEFAPGGDQPKAIDALTRGLTDGERDQVLLGVTGSGKTFTIANVIERVQKPTLVLSHNKTLAAQLYGELREFFPHNAVSYFVSYYDYYQPEAYIPARDIYIEKDSSINEEIDRLRLQATSQLVSRRDVIVVSSVSCIYGLGSPKEYVNMMVPIQVGEELDRDEALLKFIDIQYDRNDYDLARGRFRVRGDTIELWPAYEEFAYRIELWGDEVESLSVINPTSGETIKKVDEAYIYPAKHFVMPADKMDRAIKEIEDELNAQLEQFHKEGKLLEAQRLSARTRYDLELMKEAGFCPGIENYSRALAGRQPGQPPDTLLDFFPKDFLTVIDESHVSVPQVRAMFNGDHARKKTLVEHGFRLPMAMDNRPLKFEEWEERRGQTIFVSATPNEWELDLTGGEIVEQVIRPTGLVDPQIHVVPARGQVPHLREQIAKRVERGERVLVTCLTKRLSEDLTAYLQEDGVKCMWLHSEMDAIERVQVLRELREGSHDVVIGVNLLREGLDLPEVSLVAILDADKEGFLRSETSLIQTIGRSARNVNAEVFLYADRVTESMARAMEETNRRRAIQIAHNKKHGITPRSTTRKISGGIESEVQANRSVREAVTAAPGTVTITKELIAELEKEMLTAAENLEFEKAAGLRDKVAKLSDRIGEALEESDLRPAGGRGKRGRRGRGGGKKGERVPKPAGSSGQ, via the coding sequence GTGCCGAAGTTCGAGGTCGTCAGCGAGTTCGCCCCCGGCGGTGATCAGCCCAAAGCGATCGACGCCCTCACGCGGGGTTTAACGGACGGCGAGCGCGATCAGGTGTTGCTCGGCGTCACCGGCTCCGGCAAGACGTTCACGATCGCCAACGTGATCGAGCGGGTCCAGAAGCCCACGCTCGTCCTCTCGCACAATAAAACCCTGGCCGCCCAGCTCTACGGGGAGTTGCGGGAGTTCTTCCCGCACAACGCCGTCAGTTATTTCGTCAGTTATTACGATTACTACCAGCCGGAGGCGTATATCCCCGCGCGGGATATCTATATCGAGAAGGACTCCAGCATCAACGAGGAGATCGACCGCCTGAGATTGCAGGCGACGAGCCAGCTCGTCAGCCGCCGGGACGTGATCGTCGTCTCCTCGGTCAGTTGCATCTACGGGCTCGGCAGCCCGAAGGAATACGTCAACATGATGGTACCGATCCAGGTGGGGGAGGAACTGGACCGCGACGAGGCGCTGCTGAAGTTCATCGACATCCAATACGACCGCAACGACTACGACCTCGCCCGCGGCCGGTTCCGGGTGCGGGGGGACACCATCGAACTCTGGCCCGCCTACGAGGAATTCGCCTACCGCATTGAATTGTGGGGCGACGAGGTGGAGAGCCTGTCCGTCATCAACCCCACCAGCGGGGAGACGATCAAGAAGGTCGACGAGGCGTACATCTATCCCGCCAAGCACTTCGTGATGCCGGCGGACAAGATGGACCGGGCGATCAAGGAGATCGAGGACGAATTAAACGCCCAGCTCGAACAGTTCCACAAGGAAGGCAAGCTGCTCGAAGCCCAGCGCCTCAGCGCCCGGACGCGGTACGACCTCGAATTAATGAAGGAGGCCGGCTTCTGCCCCGGCATCGAGAACTACAGCCGGGCCCTCGCCGGCCGCCAACCGGGCCAGCCGCCCGACACGCTGCTGGACTTTTTCCCGAAGGATTTCCTGACCGTCATCGACGAATCGCACGTCTCCGTGCCGCAGGTGCGGGCGATGTTCAACGGCGACCACGCCCGCAAGAAAACGCTGGTGGAACACGGATTCCGCCTGCCGATGGCGATGGACAACCGCCCGCTCAAGTTCGAGGAGTGGGAGGAGCGCCGCGGACAGACAATTTTCGTCTCCGCCACGCCGAACGAGTGGGAATTAGACCTCACCGGCGGGGAGATCGTCGAGCAGGTGATCCGCCCGACCGGCCTGGTCGACCCGCAAATTCATGTCGTCCCCGCCCGCGGCCAAGTGCCCCACCTGCGGGAGCAGATCGCCAAACGCGTCGAACGCGGCGAGCGGGTGCTGGTCACCTGCCTGACGAAGCGGCTCAGCGAAGACCTCACCGCCTATCTTCAGGAAGACGGCGTGAAATGTATGTGGCTGCACAGCGAGATGGACGCGATTGAGCGGGTCCAGGTGCTCCGCGAATTGCGGGAGGGCAGCCACGACGTCGTCATCGGCGTGAACCTGCTGCGGGAAGGGCTGGACCTGCCGGAGGTCTCGCTGGTGGCGATCCTCGACGCCGATAAAGAAGGCTTCCTGCGGAGCGAAACGAGCCTCATTCAAACGATCGGCCGCAGCGCCCGGAATGTCAACGCGGAGGTCTTTTTATACGCCGACCGCGTCACCGAGAGCATGGCCCGGGCGATGGAGGAGACGAACCGCCGCCGGGCAATTCAGATCGCTCACAATAAAAAGCACGGCATCACGCCCCGCTCCACGACCCGCAAAATCAGCGGGGGTATCGAATCCGAGGTGCAGGCGAACCGCAGCGTCCGCGAAGCCGTCACCGCCGCCCCCGGCACGGTCACGATTACGAAGGAACTGATCGCCGAGTTGGAAAAGGAGATGCTGACCGCCGCGGAGAACCTGGAGTTCGAGAAGGCCGCCGGCCTGCGGGACAAAGTTGCCAAGCTCAGCGACCGCATCGGTGAGGCGTTGGAGGAATCCGACCTGCGTCCCGCCGGCGGTCGCGGCAAACGCGGCCGGCGGGGCCGCGGCGGCGGCAAGAAGGGCGAACGGGTGCCCAAGCCGGCCGGTTCCTCCGGTCAGTGA
- a CDS encoding FtsW/RodA/SpoVE family cell cycle protein has translation MLAGVGLTVAHSTAMAEPDPARVLAKCCILMAVAVAAGIACACTPPRWIRRLTPWLLAATVLLLVVVLIPGVGVKSGGARRWLRAAGVSVQPAELAKLCVPLAIAFRPVPPRRLLTGRFGLGSLRRAFGLWPAVLCAGLIAAEPDLSTAITVLLGATAAVWLRGWPAWPFAAGLCAAVPAAAGTFWLRPYQWNRVTAFVEALADPAAAPYQVRQGAVALGSGGVWGCGLGRGWQKLSFLPEADDDFALAAVGEELGLVGAGGVLLLWILLAWFGLRAIRFAPPVRRAAAGALVVQLVGQALLNAGVVCGLLPPTGIPHPFLSRGGSSLVVTCAAIGLVLALGRPGDSHRLQAKESGDSP, from the coding sequence GTGCTGGCCGGGGTGGGGCTGACGGTCGCCCACTCGACCGCGATGGCCGAGCCGGACCCGGCCCGCGTGCTGGCGAAGTGCTGCATTTTGATGGCCGTCGCCGTTGCGGCGGGGATCGCTTGCGCCTGCACGCCGCCGCGGTGGATTCGCCGGCTGACCCCCTGGCTGCTGGCGGCGACCGTCCTGCTGCTGGTCGTCGTGCTGATCCCCGGGGTGGGGGTGAAAAGCGGCGGGGCCCGGCGCTGGCTACGGGCCGCGGGGGTGAGCGTGCAGCCGGCGGAACTCGCCAAGCTGTGCGTGCCGCTGGCGATCGCCTTCCGCCCCGTGCCCCCCCGACGCCTGCTGACCGGCCGGTTCGGGCTTGGTTCGTTACGAAGAGCGTTTGGCCTGTGGCCGGCCGTGTTGTGCGCGGGGCTGATCGCGGCGGAGCCGGACCTCTCCACGGCGATCACCGTGCTGCTGGGGGCGACGGCGGCCGTCTGGCTGCGGGGCTGGCCGGCGTGGCCGTTCGCGGCGGGCCTCTGTGCGGCCGTCCCCGCCGCCGCGGGGACTTTTTGGCTGCGACCGTACCAGTGGAACCGGGTCACGGCGTTCGTCGAAGCTCTCGCCGACCCCGCCGCCGCCCCGTATCAGGTTCGGCAGGGGGCCGTGGCGCTGGGATCGGGCGGCGTGTGGGGCTGCGGGCTGGGCCGCGGCTGGCAGAAACTGAGCTTCCTGCCCGAGGCCGACGACGACTTCGCCCTCGCCGCCGTCGGGGAGGAACTGGGCCTCGTCGGCGCCGGCGGGGTGCTGTTGCTGTGGATCCTGCTGGCCTGGTTCGGCCTGCGGGCGATCCGCTTCGCCCCGCCGGTGCGGCGGGCCGCGGCCGGGGCGCTGGTCGTCCAACTCGTCGGACAGGCGCTGTTGAACGCCGGCGTGGTCTGCGGCCTGCTCCCGCCGACCGGCATCCCGCACCCGTTCCTCTCCCGCGGGGGGAGCAGTCTGGTGGTGACCTGCGCCGCGATCGGCCTCGTCCTTGCCCTCGGACGCCCTGGGGACTCTCACAGACTCCAAGCTAAAGAGTCAGGTGACTCCCCATGA